Within Sorangiineae bacterium MSr11367, the genomic segment GACGATCTTCAATTCCGAGAGACCCTCGTGCGGCACCTCACCGGACAAGGCTTCGACGTCTCCAGCGCGCAGAGCGTGGACGAGGCCATCACCCTCCTCGAGCGGCGCCCGGCCGACGTCGTGCTCACCGATCTGCGACTCGGCGTTCGCGATGGCATCGACCTCATTGCGACCATCCGCTCGCGATCGATCGCCGCGCGAACCATCCTCATGAGCGCATTCGCCACGGCGCGCGATTACCAGACGGCCACCGAACTCGGCGCCGTGCGCGTTTTGTGCAAACCGTTCACGCCGGAGGACTTGCTCGACGCCATTCGCCAGGCGATCGACTGCAGCACCGGATTCCGCGGAAGCATTCACGGACTGTCGCTGATCGACATGCTGCAGATGTTCCACCTGGCGCGGCGGTCCATCGTCCTCCACATCGGCGACACCGTCACGGGGCACGTCTACGTCCAAGACGGCGAGGTCGTTCATGCCGAAAAAGGCACGCTGTCCGGGGAGCCCGCATTGCTCGCGATCTTGTCGGCCCAATCGGGTTCGGTGTCCACGTCAGCCCTCGGATCTACGCCCCGGACCATCGCACGAAGCTTCTCTTCTCTGCTGCTCGACCTGCTCCGGCAGATCGACGAATCCAGCCTTCCACGCGAAGGCGAACGACTCGAGCTGGAGGACGAAGCCATTGGAGATTGGCAGTCAGACGAAGGAGAAGAAACGATGGGTAAGATCGATGATGCGTGCAAGGAAGTCGTGGCCAAAGTGGATGGCGCCGTCGCGTGCGGCGTCGTCGATCTCGATACGGGCATGTTGCTCGGCATTCACAACGGCGCGGCTTATACTCAGACGCTGAACGAGATCGTCGCCGCGGCAACCATGGACCTTTTTCGGGGTCCGAACGTGGGGCGCATCGAGCAGATGGTCCGCGCGCATCGAGGTTTACCGGAGAACGGTGCACACTATTTCCAGGAAATACACATCACCTCCGAGCACAATTATCATTTTGCAAAAACATTGAAGCAAAACCGAGCCGTCATCATGCTCGTGACCAAGAAGACCACGAACATCGGTTTGGGCTGGGCGCAATTGAAGGCAGTAATCCCCATCGTCGAGCCGCTGGTTCCCTGAGCTCGACGCCATTCTACGACGACGTAACCATGCGCCCGAAGAATCAAGGGCAAAGAAAGGCAGATCCATGAGTCTCGACAGTGCTCTCGCGAATGTGCAACGTGCGGTTCCCGAATGTGTCGCCGCAGGCTTCGTCGACATGAAAACGGGAATGCTCCTGGGTGTGAAGACCGTCGACAGTCACCCTCAGGAGGTATTGGATCTCGTCGCCGCCGCCACCGGAGATCTCTTCCAGGGCTCGAACGTGTCGGTCATCGAGTCCACGTTCAAGCGCTTGCGGGGCGTCAAGGACGACGGGCATCACTATTTTCAGGAGATCATCGTCCTCTCGGACAATTTGCTCCACGTTTTCCAACGCGGGAAGCGAAACGAGGACATGGTGCTCGTCACGGTTTGCAGGGTTTCTGCCAACTTGGGCATGGTGCTGGCCAAGGCACGCGGTGCGCTCGCGTCCGTCGAATCCGCAGCCTAACGAGCATGGCGAGATGACTACGAGCTGCGTTCCGCCTCCCGATGTGCGCAGTGAGATCGTCGGCGCACTCGATGTGAACGCAGCCGTGCGTCTCCTGGAGGAAATCGAACAATTGCCCGCTGGCGCGACGGGCGCTCTGCTCGTCGCGTCGTCGAGCGGGCCGGCCGGCAGCGTCTTCGTGGAGAACGGACGCGTATGCTGGGCGGTCGCGACGGGCATGCGTCGCCGGTTGACCGACCTTCTTCGCCATCAAACCGATCCCCCGTTGGAGCCGGCGGTGGTCGAAGACGTTTACCGCGCATGCATGCAAGGCGGCGGATTGCTCGGCGAGGAGCTGGTGAACCGCGGGATCGTGTCGAGCGATGGCCTTCGACGGGCCCTTCGCCAGCACACCAGCGAAGCGATGATGCTCCTCAGCCGGGCACGCGACGAGCAGCGGCCGGACGCGTGGGTCACCCACCGGCGGCGCCAATACAGTGCAAAGTACACATTTCTTCCGTCGGAGATCCTCGTGGGCATTGCCCGGCAGCGCGTGGGCCCGGGCCCGCTCGATGCCCACGCGCACCTCGAGGGCATCTTGAACGGAAGCGGCGGCGGCGCGGCTTTCATGCGCGCGGCCGGCCTCGCGCTACCGCTTCCCGTCGCGACGTACAACGAGTCCTTGCTTGGCGTCCGCCTGATCGTCGAGCTCGGGCAATGGGCCATGAGCTCGCTCGACCTCGCCGGTGTGTTCTGCTCCCGTCGCCAGCTGGTGACGGCGAGCGCCCCCCACGGTGCGAGCTTCATGGCATGGGAGCACGGTGGTTTGGTGTTCGTCGCGCTTTGCCCGGAGCGAACGACGTTCGCGCGCGCACTCATGAAGAGCTTCGCGCAAGCACCCGGGCCGTAGGAAGGATCGCCTTGGCTATTTTCGATCGGGATGTCGGACGCGTCGTCGTACGTGTGGTCTACACGGGGCCGCCGGGCGCCGGCAAGTCGACGAACGTGCGCATGCTCGCCGATTCGCTGCGGGCACGGCGGCACGGCGAGATGATCTCACCGGGCTCGAACGATGCGGGCACCGAGTTTTTCGACTGGCTCGAAATCGACGGCGGGCTCGTTCTGGGCCATCCCATCCATTGCCAGCTGGTCACCACCCCCGGTGCATCGGCGCTGGGCAAACGCCGGCAGCTCGTCATCGAAAGCGCGGACGCGCTCGTGCTGGTGCTCGAGGCGAGCGTGCAAGGCGTGGCGGAGGGTCGCGCCTTCCTCGAAAAGCATTCGCTGCGGGGCTCGGGCACGCCGCTGGTCGTGCAGATGAACGAGCACGATTCCGAGGGCACGCTGGATCTGGGCGAGGTGCGGCTGCGGCTCGAGCTCGACGAATCGGTGTCCATCGTCGCGGCCCGCGCGCGCGAAGGAATGGGCGTGCGCGAGACGGTGGTGCTGGCCATGCGCCACGCGGCCGTGCTTGCGCAGTCGGCCGTGCTCGCGCGCGGAGGCATCGAGGGTATCTCGGCCACCGCCGAAACGGCGGCCATGCTCCACGGCCGCCTGCAGGGCTTGGGCGAGAGCATCCCACCGCCGCGGCCGCCGGACGTTCCACTTCCCTCGCCCGAGGTTGGCGTCGGCGGCATCTGGCCGTCCACCACCGGTCGCGACATCGTGCGGCGCGCGCTCGCCGCCGGCGTGTGCGTGCAGCGCCACGATCTGGTGGGCCAGCACGGCTTGGCCGACGGCAGCGGCGCGAGCGACACGATCATCCTCCAGGCGGGAAGCTACTGCCTCAAGACCTCGCCGCGACGCCGCTTTCCGACGCTCGAGGCGGCACGGGATGCGCTGGTGCGCTCGGCGCGATTGAAGCGAATGCTCGGGAAGCTCTTGCCCGAGGATACGGTGCTCTGCCTCGCCCCCGATGCCGACGACGGCGCCTGGCTGTGGACGGTCGCCCCCTGGTTGTCGACCTTGCGCTCGCGCATGCTCCGGGGCGACGAGGACGAAGAAGCAGCCCTCGGTGCGCTGCGCGACTTTGCGACCGCGGCGGTGGATTCGATGCTGCTCGCGAGCAGGTACCAGGTCATTCTCGACGTCCACCCGAGCAACTTCGCCTTCGACGGCAAGCACATCGTGTACGTCGACGATGACGTCACCATCGGCGCGAACCATCCCGCCCTTGGCTACGCGCTGATCCAGCGCATCGAAGAGAGCGCCCGCGCGCCCCGGAGGATCCAAGCCTACCTGGACGCTCTCGAACGCGAGATGGCCTCGCGGCTTCACCGCGAGGACATCGAGAAACTGGGACTCCCGCGCGCGCTCGAGGACGTCGTGATTCGTGTGCCGTCCGCGCGCGAATCGGTCGAACGCCTGCGAGCCATTGTCGGCGCGAAGACGTGAGGACGATCATGGACCAGGAACCGCTCTACGAATTGAAGGACGCAGGACTGTGCACCGGCGAACGCGCGCTTTTGCGCGGTGCGAATCTTCGCTTGCGCGACCGCGCCGTCACGGTCATCGTCGGGCCGGCGGGCGTGGGCAAAAGCTCGCTGGTCAGCACGCTCGCGGGACGCCCGCCACCGGGCATCGCCCCCACGGGCATGTGGCGCCACCGCGGAGCGGATCTATGCGATAGCCTGGTCCGTGCGAACCTCGACGTGCTTTGGTCACCGCAACGAGGGCGCTCCGACGAGACACCTTGCCGGCCGGCCGCGCTCGGACACGACGCCATCGAGGCCGCCGGCGGGCGCCTGCTGCTCCTCGACGAGCCCGTCGTTCGCACGGAGGAACGCGAAGCCTTCGCGACGGCCTTGCGGCGCCATGCGGAATCCGGCGCCGCCATCGTGGTCACCCACGATTTGCAGCTTGCACGCACCATTGCGGACGACGTTTGCCTCGTCTGTGCGGGGCGCATCGAGGCCGCGTGTTCGGCGACCGAGTTCTTCGAAACGCCGCCCACCGTTTTGTGCGCGCGCTTCGTGCGCATGGGAAATTGCTGGCCGTCGCAGCCCGCCCCGCCGCTGCCGAATCATTTTCGCTGGGTGCTCCCGGGAAAGCTGTCCGGCATGGGCCGCCCCGGATTGCTCGGCGAGGAGGACGACGACCTCGCGGCCATCGCCAATGCAGGCATCGGCTACCTGGTCTCGCTCACCGAGGACCCATTCTCGCCCGCGAAGCTTCGCGCGATGGGCATCACCGGCCGGCACTTTCCCATCACCGACATGGGCATCCCCGCCCTCGGGCCCACGGCCCATCTTTGCCGCTCGATCCAGCGATGGATGGATGGCAACGAGCGCGTCACCGTGCACTGCCACGCCGGTCTCGGACGCACGGGAACCATCTTGGCAGCGACCCTCGTCTGGCTGGGACAATCGGCCGACGATGCCTTGGCGAACGTTCGTGCCGCACAACCCATGTACGTGCAAACGCTCGCCCAGCGCGACTTCGTGCGGCGATTCGCCGAAGCCATCCGCTGACCGGATCATCGGGCGAGATACACCGCGGTGGACTTCATTCCGTAGAAATTCTGCGCCGGACGTGTGTCGCTGGTGCCCGAGCACTGGATCGACATCGTGATCGACTTCTTGGGCGCGAGCGTCGCGCCGCTGATGCGCGTTCGCACGTAGCCTGCGACGGTTTGCACGTTGGACAAGTTGCCCGCCGGGCAGATGGCCACGTCGAACACCGGCAGCTCCACGTCGATCCCACTGGGGGCCAGCGCCAGGGCCGACAAGATGAGTTGAACCATCGTGCCCGACAAATTGTTGCCATTGGAAATGGCAATTTGCGTTTTCGTCGACGTGGACCTACACGCATTGGCGGAGCAGCTGCACGAGAAAAGCGGCAGCTGTACGTGCAGCAGCGCATTCAGGGTGCAGAACAGCGCGCACTCCAGATCGGGGGTATTCGGCACCTGCAGCGTCAAAAGGGTAAATGCCGCATTGTTGCCATTGGAATTGAAGGTGAGCGACGCTCCGCAGTTCAGGTTCCCGAGCGAATCGAAAATGCTGCAACTCGGCAGGGCCACCACGAAGCCACACGTCGAACTGGGACCGCCGCCAACGGCGACGGCCTGGGCCGTGACGTCTTGCGAACCGATGCCCAGGAGCTGGGCGAAATACATATCGATGGCATTGCCTTTCGCCGCCGTGCGCCGGGCAGTCACCCGCACGGCATTCACGGCGTAGGGAGGCAACAAGGTCGGCGTGAATGTCCGGTTGTCGAGGTCCCAGCGACCGAGTGTGACGTCGGCAGGGTCGATGTTGGCATACGTACCATTGGCTTGATTGGCGTCGCCATAGGTGCGGGCCGCACTGAGGGCAAAGGGGTATTGCGTGGCGAGCCCATTGAGATCGCGAACCCCGGCAAGCGCCGCGGAATCTGCGGCATTCTGGAGTTCGCTGCGCACGAGCCATAGGTGTCCCACGTCGACGGCCAGCGCGACGAAGGCACCGAGAACGAAGACCAACACGAGCGCGAACCACACCGAAATGGCCCCGCGCTGGCGTGCCCGCCTTCGCACCCGGCCGCTCATCGCGACGGCTCCTGCGCCGGTGGGGCCGCGCCCGTCCCCGCCGCGGGCGGCGACACCACGAGAACCGAATCGCGAGGGGCGGTGCCCATGGCGGCGGGGGCCAGCGATTTCGACAGGGAGCGCGCAATCGTCGCGGCCTCCTCGGGATCGAGCGGCGGATTGGGCCTCTCCCGATTGCCGGCATCGAGATCGATGACCTGCGCGCGAAAGGCCTCGCGGTTGGCCTCCCCGAAGTGAGGACTCATGTGCGTTCGGTCGCATCCACCCGAGCCGAGTGCGATGGCGACCCAGATCCAACGGCGCATCATGGTGACTTCCCTTCCTCCGGGCACGCACGCCGGACGTTCTCGGCGGCCGCCTGGAGCAGAGGATTCACCGTGGCCGCCTCGCGGTAGTGCGCGCATGCCGCGCGCGCATTGCCGGATTGCTCCAAGGCGAATCCCAAATTGTTTTCCGCCTCGTCGGAGCTTCCGCCATGTTCGAATTCGCGCTTGGCACGGTCGAATTGCCGGAGCTTGCCGTAGACGAAACCGAGGTTGTTGCGCATGCGCCGCGAAAACGGCTCGTGGCGCAGTCCCTCCTGGAGAGCCGCTTCCGCCTCCTCGTAGCGTCCGCGCACGAAAAACGCGACCCCCAGGTTGTTCGAATAGGCGCCTTCGTTGGGGGCCAAACCAATGGCTGCCTTGAAATCGACAATCGCCGCATCACCGACGTCGCCACGCACCTCGCGCAAAATGCCCCGCCCGGCGTAGGCCCCAGCATTCTTCGGGTCGAGGCGAATGGCCGTGGCGTACGAGCGCTCCGCCTGCTCGAACAGGCCCTGCTCGCGGTACACCGTTCCAATCAGCGCATGAAGTTCGGGATCGTTCGGGTGCTGCGCAATCAAGTCCAGCAATTGACGGGCTGCCGCCGACCACTCGCGGTGGCCGGCGAGGGCGAAAGCCAGCTCTTTGCGCAGAGCCTGAGCATTGACCGCCATTTTGTCCGCGGGCGGCGTATTCGTCGTGCTTCGCGAGCAGCCGAGCAGCGCCAGAAGAACCACGCCGAGCCAGCGACCATCGAGCCTTCGTTTCATCGGATGTACCCCACTTGTCCAGCCGGCCCACCCAAGTGGTGCCCGGGCACCGAAATGGCTTCGCCGCGGGAAGGAGGGTGGCTCGGACTCTGCGAGGTGCGCCCGAGCACGAAGAGGGAAAAGTCGTCGGGGTCGTTGACCTCGTGGCCGCCGGGCATCACGGGTGCCATGCGCGCGCCGAGGGGTTGCAC encodes:
- a CDS encoding tetratricopeptide repeat protein, which produces MKRRLDGRWLGVVLLALLGCSRSTTNTPPADKMAVNAQALRKELAFALAGHREWSAAARQLLDLIAQHPNDPELHALIGTVYREQGLFEQAERSYATAIRLDPKNAGAYAGRGILREVRGDVGDAAIVDFKAAIGLAPNEGAYSNNLGVAFFVRGRYEEAEAALQEGLRHEPFSRRMRNNLGFVYGKLRQFDRAKREFEHGGSSDEAENNLGFALEQSGNARAACAHYREAATVNPLLQAAAENVRRACPEEGKSP
- a CDS encoding pilus assembly protein TadG-related protein → MSGRVRRRARQRGAISVWFALVLVFVLGAFVALAVDVGHLWLVRSELQNAADSAALAGVRDLNGLATQYPFALSAARTYGDANQANGTYANIDPADVTLGRWDLDNRTFTPTLLPPYAVNAVRVTARRTAAKGNAIDMYFAQLLGIGSQDVTAQAVAVGGGPSSTCGFVVALPSCSIFDSLGNLNCGASLTFNSNGNNAAFTLLTLQVPNTPDLECALFCTLNALLHVQLPLFSCSCSANACRSTSTKTQIAISNGNNLSGTMVQLILSALALAPSGIDVELPVFDVAICPAGNLSNVQTVAGYVRTRISGATLAPKKSITMSIQCSGTSDTRPAQNFYGMKSTAVYLAR
- a CDS encoding GTPase domain-containing protein, translated to MAIFDRDVGRVVVRVVYTGPPGAGKSTNVRMLADSLRARRHGEMISPGSNDAGTEFFDWLEIDGGLVLGHPIHCQLVTTPGASALGKRRQLVIESADALVLVLEASVQGVAEGRAFLEKHSLRGSGTPLVVQMNEHDSEGTLDLGEVRLRLELDESVSIVAARAREGMGVRETVVLAMRHAAVLAQSAVLARGGIEGISATAETAAMLHGRLQGLGESIPPPRPPDVPLPSPEVGVGGIWPSTTGRDIVRRALAAGVCVQRHDLVGQHGLADGSGASDTIILQAGSYCLKTSPRRRFPTLEAARDALVRSARLKRMLGKLLPEDTVLCLAPDADDGAWLWTVAPWLSTLRSRMLRGDEDEEAALGALRDFATAAVDSMLLASRYQVILDVHPSNFAFDGKHIVYVDDDVTIGANHPALGYALIQRIEESARAPRRIQAYLDALEREMASRLHREDIEKLGLPRALEDVVIRVPSARESVERLRAIVGAKT
- a CDS encoding response regulator — translated: MLRHHAALAGGEPGPMTAVLVVDDDLQFRETLVRHLTGQGFDVSSAQSVDEAITLLERRPADVVLTDLRLGVRDGIDLIATIRSRSIAARTILMSAFATARDYQTATELGAVRVLCKPFTPEDLLDAIRQAIDCSTGFRGSIHGLSLIDMLQMFHLARRSIVLHIGDTVTGHVYVQDGEVVHAEKGTLSGEPALLAILSAQSGSVSTSALGSTPRTIARSFSSLLLDLLRQIDESSLPREGERLELEDEAIGDWQSDEGEETMGKIDDACKEVVAKVDGAVACGVVDLDTGMLLGIHNGAAYTQTLNEIVAAATMDLFRGPNVGRIEQMVRAHRGLPENGAHYFQEIHITSEHNYHFAKTLKQNRAVIMLVTKKTTNIGLGWAQLKAVIPIVEPLVP